AAGCGGCTACGAATAACACCTCAGTGCAAACTCAGGGTGCTCTGAGTGAGAAGTTTGGGTTCTCGATTCTCATCCACACAAAACCCAGTGGCCGGACCTTGCTGCTGGCTGTAACACTAAAACTAAACCCTTCCAGTCCCATGCCAGGGCCCTGCAGAGCAAAAGTGCcctaaaaaaaaagtgctgctcCAGAAAAGAGTTCTCCTTCATCCCcattcttccttccagctctcgCCTACCACCACAGCTCAGTCCTAGGAGACACGTAGAGTGTTTTCAggccaaaacatttttatttttttttctagttggaAATGCAAAGACCTGTCAAATTATACCACCTTCTCTGACCCGTGGAGCACATTAGAATATAAGGAGTGTTGTGAGCGCCTGCTGCAACGAATCCTGCTCTCCCCAGGCATCCACCTCGCCCCTGAGAACCCGCAGCCTGGCTCCAAGGTGGATCTGCCTAGTTTAAGCGCTGGGAGAGAGCAAGGTGCAGGGACTTGCCGCAAGGAAAACCCACGCTGACACACAGAAGAGCTTTGACAGCCTCAGGGCGAATCTTTATTTGGCAGCAAAACCATCAAACTcgaagggaggaaaggagggaggtgggtggagagggatggaggggagaaaATCAGGGGCTGCAGCACTGCGCGGGTGCCCTCGGCTGGGGACCACAGCCCGCCTCAGTGGTGGTGTTGGTGCTGGTGTTTGTGCTGGTGTTGCTGCTGGTCCTCAACTTCGTGGAGGTGTTCGTGGGTGGCGATGGTCACACGGATGATCAGCAGCATCGCCTCGCAGAAGCTGAGCTGCTCGTCCTTGTTGATGTCGAGGTCCTTCATGATTTCGTCGATGGTGACCTTGCTCTTCACGTGCTGCAATGGAAGGGACAGGGTGAGGGCGAAGTCCTGTCAGTCACAGCTCAAACCTTTCCCCGGCCTCGCTGGGACCCTCAGAGATGCCAGCTCCCCAGTTGCTGGGTGCTATGAGTGGTTCCATCCCTGTGTTGTTGTCACCCGTTGCTTTGGGTACAACAATGATTCACCCGTGGCAATAAAGCAATCGGAGAGCAACAGGCCAGCACCACTGCAAGGACACCGTGTGGTGCGGGGACCGACGCTGGCAGCAGCGCTACCTCAGCCACAAACTTCTCCTTTAGTGTGTTGGATTAAAAACACTCCACCTTCCGCTTTAGCAAAGtgagttacaaaaaaaaaaaaaaaaaaaaaaaaggtctttttggCTGATATTTCTGACATCATAGCTCCTAGATGTCAAAGGAACTCTTGGGCAATGCGATACTGATTTTTGCAGATATGGCGATAAGAGGAAATGTCTGGCTGTGGGTTCACCCAGACCTGTGTGGGTTTCCTTCGTCTGTCTAAAAGGAGCATGGTTGGAAAGTGGCCGTCAGCCGAGGAGGGTCTGGGCAGAAGGTGTTGGGGCAGGAGAGCAGAGTGGGAAGGGGGTGAATTTAGATGCTGGAGAAATTCAAACAGTGGGGtcctgccccactccctccccacGTAGACCAGGAGAAACCCTGCGCTGACTCCACTCACCTTCAGGTAGTTCGCAAGCTGCTTCTCAACCAGGAGCTTCAGCTCCTTCTTGGTCAGGGTGTCTCTGTCCCCCTCCCGTCTCGAGTACTGGTGGAAGACATCAATGATGACATCCATGGCCTTCTCCAGCTCAGAGAGCGGTTCCTGGGTCTGGGTGGTCTGGAAGAGAAACAATTACACTGAATAATGTCAGAAGCCACAAGAGAAGGGGAAGTCTGATGTAAACCAGAGAGGCTCGGGAACGGCCACCTGCTTCACACCACATGAGGATGCAGATTGGTTTTGTTCCGTCATTCTTTTGGGGGGATAAATTTGAGCTGTTAGTTTTGAGTTTTCTCTTCTACAAGCCAAAGGAGACCAAAGGGGGGTCACAAGCCTTTGCCTGGTTCTGCTCTGGGATGTGCAACTACAGATAATAGCTGAGCTGATCTCCCCGCCCCGTGCGCCTTCTGTAAGTCAGGTGCTGTTGGAGCGAGGCTCCCAAAACAGCTGGCACCGCAAAAACCTCCGTAGAGATACAGGGTGTGAGATCTGATGTCCAGGAGCCCCTTCAGTGGTCAGACTGTGCTGTGGGGAACCTCTTCCCGGAGGAGACATCTCGCCCGCCTTGGAGTTTGTGCTTGGATGAGCCTGGATAGAGATAATTATCCTCTGCCAACATCTGATGGCAAGGAAAGGCTCCTCAAGGGTCCTTGTACCTCCAGTGGCCCAACCGACGCCTGGAAAAGAGCACGGAGACCTTAAATGCCCGTGTTATCATCAGACTTGCCTTGCTCATCTTGACAAAGTAGCGAGATCCCCTCGGGCTGGAGCGGGGCTGGTCCTGAGCACGGCACCTCTTATAGCCTGGCCATCCGCCTGTGCCACTCCACCCGTTGTGAAATGTCTCTGTTTCATCCAATTCCAGTCCATCTTCATGACATACTTGTGCATTGCTTAAGGCTCTGGGGTAGTTGCTTAAAAGGGGTCTCTGTGGCTTTTCCCGCAAGGTCAGCATCACGGGGGTGGCCAGGGCATGGCCATGTCCCCGCAGCTGGGTCCCCTTCACCCCCTCCACTTGGCTATCGGGGCTGCAATTCTCCATCTCCCAACAGAAGTCCATTCCCTGCGACTTCTTCAATTCCACCTGGTTTTCCCTCCTCCACAGGGATGTCTTTCCATGCCGTGAGGCAAACGAGACACACATCATCATGCCTGCGCTTCTCCGATGAGCCACCGCTGCTTGGCCCCGCAGCATCCCCATCCCCGCAGACCTGGTGCACACAAGCCCCGCGTGGTCCTGGGCACCCAAAATCATCCCACTGTCCCTGGGGTGGCATGGGGGCAGCATGGCCAGGCTTGtccatgtgacatggggacagggatggagctGGTGCTGAGGGCAGTGCCCCGGCGCTGGGGGACCATCCCCTGCCTGCAGCAAACAGCTTTTTATGAAAGACAAATAATACGGGGTGGGGCTCCAGGAACTTCATTTCATCTCCTCAGGTTAGCAGCAGCCTGTGCCAAGGGTGGTTTCTCCCCACCCAAGGTATGCTCTGAGCTGTGGAGACCAGGTGTGGCTGAAAGGTGTATTTTTACTTTAGGACTGTGTCCTCACTTTGtgccttctttttttgttgttgttgttgcttctCGGTGTTGCAGAGACCCAGGGCAGGCGCTTCGGCTCAGCGCAGCTAAGACCAGGAGCAAAACGAGATTTTCCAGTGCTTCTTCATTAAAACTCTCTGTCTGCTGGTTCAGCTGACTCGTTTTGAGGTTTGTTTAACCTGCTGAACATGATACTAATCTCAGAAACAAAGTGAAGGCCAAAATAGGGCCATGGACAGGCCTGGGGGGAGCTCCAGGAGCTCCAGACGGGGCAGGACCatgcagggagctgctgggggatGCGGCCCCAGTCCACACACAGCGGCCACCCGGCCCCCAGATCCTCActggtgtgtgggtgtgtgtgtgtgtgtgcacactgcatTTCACAACAGGAGGGCTTTGATGCACCAAACAGCGGGAGAAGGGCCGGGGCGTTTCACAACAGGGATGTCAGGGACCATCCGCTCAGTTGCAGAATTTTGTAGCAATTTCAGGAAACCATATTTTTGGTCATTTTATCACCCTGGAGGTGGGGAAGAGCAAGGACGGGTTACAGGGTGTGGGTGGGCCAGCAGTTTCTGAAAGAGGGGTGGTGGCTACACCCTCGGATGTGCCCACCAGGCAGCAGGGATGAGACCCCCAggtatctgggttttttttttaatgccagtgTAGTCACTAAGGTGACCAGGGAGCCTGGGTATTGCTCAGGGTCACCAAAACATGTCTTACCACTACTTTTTTGCCTGGCTCTGCGGGTCTCCTTGCAGGGGGAGGCTCCCTGTCCAGCCGTGCCCGTAAACCACGCCAAAGTGGCTGCAGCAAGCTGCAATCCTGGCCCCAAGGCCACCGGGGTTGAGCAAACATCTGCTTGCTGGAGCTGCGGAGGCGAAGGAGCGGGAAACAGGTGGCTCGCAAGCAGCCTGGTAGCCACGGCAAGCAAAAAATCTGCTTCAAGGTGACTGGGGTTGGTTGAGCTTGGAGGGCCTGAGCGCTGGCAGGGCACCCCGTGCTTGACAAGGGTTGCAAAACTCTTTCAAAATCCACGTTTACAGGCAAGGGGCTGGCTGATGCAGGAAGAGGGCATGGCAGGGTTTGTCACGATGTGGTTTGTTGTGTTTCACAGCAGGTTTTAGCCCAGGATCAGCACAGGACATATGTCGTGGTTGCTAGGCGTGGTTTTAGCTTGGGGAAGGCAGGGGATGCACCCTGAGCCCTGGCATCTGAGCACCCTTGGGTGTTAACCCCACCAGCGATGCTCTAGCTGCGACCTGGCATGAGGAGCCACCACGGGACCTGGGGCAGCCTGGAGGTTTTCCCACCTTAGAGCTGCAGGGGAAAGGATCTCCCAGTCCTTTAGCTCGAGCCAAAAAGCATGTCTCAGCCGTATCGAACAGCTACAAACTCAGCTGCTTAGGAGGCACCGCCTTGGTGCAGCCCAAAGGGTGCCGAGAGCTGGGTATGGCATAAGTGCTGTAGGGTGCTGGACCCTCTCCAAGCCCTCCTGGAGCTCTGGCAGGTTGCAGGGCTGGAGCTGGCCATTGCACTTGCCCTTCCTGCCTGTGCTGCAACGTGCCAAGTGTTGTTCTTGCTTGTACCGGGGCAGCTGCTTGCTCAGGCCCATGTGGTCGTTGTACCTGAGCATTCAGTGAAGGAAAGAGCTGGCTTACAGTGTGTTTAGTACCCAGAAAAGGTTTGTCGGTGCTGCAAGACATCTCCCAGATGGTTCAGCCAAGTACAAGATGCTTGTGCCCTGCTGGAGCTCGTCAGGGTTTTGGTGAGAATATTTTTACTGGTGGAAAACTCTGAGATGGAAACGATCCGGGCGTTTCATCTTGGCTGGGTAGCAAGTGATTCAGCGGGGTTAGGAGGGAGCACTCTGGGTGACTTGTCTGTGTGGGAAAACTCTGAAACTTGAGAATTCATTGGGATTTAGGGAGAAAATTTTAAATCTCAGAATTTCCCACGGACTAGAAGTTATATATACAGATAGTAACttctgtgtatattttttttcctaagagcaCCCTGGCTTGTTCTCTTGGTAAAGGCTGTGTTTTGTTGTGAACTGCTGTTGTCATGGGCATTAATGCATTTTTCCTGCTCATGGGTGATTCTGCATCCAGACGATGCCCTTGGCATGGCCAAGGGGAAAAAGCCGGGTGAGGATGGGCAGAACAGGAGGATTTTCCCCAAGCTAGGCTGGCTCTGCTCTCCCCATCTATACAGAAAACTTCCTCTACCAGGAGAAAAACCTCTAGTACAACTACTATATGTTGCAGCTGACGGTTAAAACCCTTGCAGAGCTCGGGCAGTGTTTTTGAACTGGTCTTCTGGTCATTAATACCCTCCTAACCCGTAAACCCAGCCTTTGTGGTTTGGATTAGTCACTGAGCAACACAGCTCTCGCCCATTCACATCTCGATCGTAAGTCTCTACCTTCACAGGGTTTTTGGGGTGCTTCATTTAGGCAAGCCCCTACCCCCAGCTCCAACAGGACCGTGAATTTGCTGCAGGTGGTGGCCGCCCTCCCCATCCACGAGGCGGATGCGAAGGGGAGTGCTGAGATAGGAAGGACTCAGTGAACTTCAAGTGATGCTTTATTGTCTCACAAGCACGAGGGATTCAAGCAGACAGAGAGCAGCCAGAGCTCAATTCCTATAAACAACCTCTCTGAGAATTTCACGCGTCGTGCGTTGAGACTCAATCCTTGTCTGGTGTACAGCGGTCGTCCTTGTGGATGATGCGATGGGCATCATCGGTCACCTTAGCCAAGACGATGGTGAACTCCTCGAAGGTCAGCTCTTTGTCCTTATTTAAGTCTGTCTCTTTGAAGAGCTTCTTCAAGTATTCGGGCTGGTACCTGCCCTGAAATCAGGGGACAAGACATGTGTTAGCCCGCCCCCTCCCTAGGCTGCACACCCACTGGTGGAAACCGTGTCGGTTTTATTCTTGTATCCCCTGGGAAATGTTTGGAAGCCGCAGGATCACCGTGACCCCTGCAGTTAGCCCCTAGTTAAAATCCCAGATAGGCAGACTCTTGTCCCAAGCGCCTTTGGGGAGTGGCAGGAGGGACGGAGCACACGTGGCCTCACAGCGCACGGTCTGAGCACAGACACACACTCCGTGGACCACAGCCGCGGCGGGGACTGCACCCCATTCCCTCGGGAGCATACCTAGGGGTAACCTCAGCCACATTCCCAGCCCCCCCAAGGAGAGCATCCCTCCGgggagcacagcacagctcctgaggcaCTCACGCAAGCTTGCAGGAAGGTCGGTGCCTGCTCAGTCAGCAGCGTCTTGAAGTCGTTGAAGTTGAGGAGGTCAAGCTCGCCCTCCCGGATGCTGTAACGGTGGTAGACATCCACAATGGTTTTCAGGGCCATCTCCAGGGTGCAGTTTCCGGGGAACTGCCGAGTCTCGGGATGGGCGGTTGCGGTGTGGGTCCTTGCAGACATGGCTGAGCTCTTGAGGTAATGCAGAAACTGTGTGGGGAAACCTCAAAGCCGTGAGATGCATCAAAAATCAGGCACCTCATGCTCTTGGCCCTCACCCAGGCACCCCAAGGGGCTTGAGCTGCACCTCCCCAGCCTACAGCAGCTCTGCACCAGAAGACTTATCTCGCCAGGGCTGAGCAGTGCCCAGCGTGCCCAGGGGCAGTCGGCAGCTCCTCGGCGCTGAGCAGGTAACAAGTGGTTTTAGGAACATTGCAGTTTTACAGCATCACCCAACTGCCTCCAATTTTAGCTTCACCCACGAAGCAGCTTCTTCTTACTGACCTGGAGGCATTTGTCGGGCAAGTCAGACAAACCCATCAGGCTGTAGCCGCGTTATCTCTGCCTACCCACTGACAGCAAGGATGACTTCAAGGCAGGGAGCACGGTTCAGGGACAGGCTCCGTGGCAGCCTCTGCCTGACCTCCTCCTCCATCCATGAATCTCCCTCCTCTTTGGGCTGCAAACCTTTTTCACCTCAGACACTGAGCACAGAGATTCTAGTCTCTGCTGGGTGCCACCGTGACACCCCCAAAGGGCTCTCTCCTTGCCAGTGGAAACAGTTTCACCTCCGCTAAAGACGGCACAGAAATGCCATTAAATTATGCTGGTCTTTTTGTAGCCAAAACCAAGTAGAAAGCATCACCCTGGAATAAAACAGGCATGGCATCTTCGAAATAATTCCTCCCTCATCTTACTTCCTGCAAGAAGCGTTGCAGTGTTACTTACCCTTTTCTCCAAGGAGGGTTTGCAGCGGATGGGTCTGTTGAAGTGATCCGAGAGCCTGGGTAGCCCTTTTATAGATGTCTGAGATCCTCTTTCATCAGAGATGGTGACACACCTGCTGCAAGCAACAGCTTGAGTTAGCATTTCCCGCACCTGGAAATTGCAAGGTGGGAACTTCTGAACCCCTCCCGGCCTCATACTTCTGCACATAGTTCCTGGTTGCACCCACCAGGCTTTGGAAATGTTGTTCTTCCACCCCACCGTCACCTCCGACGGGGCTGAACCGCTCGTGTGCGGGgcaaagaatggaaaaaacaCTGGACGTACCGCCACACCTCAACGTGAGCGTAAAGGGCACGACCGTCTCGGCAGGACTTGACCAAACTTTGCAAGTTTTGCAACGTGCTGAAAATTTTGCACGCCCTCATGccagtgtaggaaaaaaaaaaaaaaaaaaaaaattgggttgTTTCAGAGAGACGCGGATAAATTTGTTCCttggttgttttttaatgtgCTTCTACTATCTTAATTGGTTGGACACTAGCAAAGATGAAGGCAGCATCTGCCTTTTAATAAATTGTTTTCCACACTCTTTTCCATTGTTTCTTATTTTCACACCACTTGTACCAGACTTTTCCTCTTGCTCCAGAAACTTCATGGAGGAAACTGGGCGTAAAACACGGAAGACAAAAATTGAGATCAATGTCTTTACCGGTTGGAGCATTAACTAGCAAGTGTTTTGCAACTGTCACCTCTGTGCCACCCATCTTGCGTTAGCAGAACAGGTACTAGAAGAACGAAGAGattatcaaaatataaaaataagacaCTAGATTCCAGGAAGAGGGTAGAAAAACAAAAGGGTAACCATTCCTGTTTGAGGATGCTTCTTGCATGTCCCGAGGGCAATATCAAGAACTGTTGCATGAGTTTTATTCTGGTATCCCTGACtcattttatatcttttttttttttttttttttgttttcttgctctaCTCATTAGTGACTGACAATCCAAAAGGACATCCTCATTCCCCAGCTGGCCTTGCAAAGCGTGGGCCGAACCTGGGGTTTGTCCTGTGCACTTGTACAGTCCCCATGAGGACACACCTGTGGGCTCTGAATTCCCGTCTTTCCCGGACGCGTTCCCTAAAACATGCAGCGGAGGCAGCCCGGGATGCCCAACCCTGCAAGGATGGTGACGCCCAACTGACACCCACGTGCAGGACAGTGGATAATGTCTGTTTCTGGGGGTCAAGGGCTGCTCCCCGATGGCAAAACTGGAGCCAGAGTGATCGGCTGTGTCATCGAGTGCAAATAATAGCCCCATGCTTCCTTTCGCAGCTTGGTTTCATGTGGGACACAATTCTGGTTTCAGCTGATATCAGGAATGTTGGGATGTCCTGAGCCTGGGGGTTTTCCACTCAGTGCACAGTCACTGGCAGACACAGGAGCTTTTTCCTGCTCAGGTCTCTGTTCCCCAGGAGCCTGCGGTGGATTGCAAATATGCTGTGACCTGACAGGTTGTTGCCCCACACTAGCAAAACCACTCAACTTTACTGCGTAGAGTTAACACCAGCTTTCCAGAGCCCCTCAGCCTCATCCTGTGCTGTGTCAGGGCTTGCAAGATAAGCGCTGGGTGCTCTGCGGGTTGCAAAAGCATTGCACGCACCCCCAGGATGCTGCACCCCCAGGTCTGGAGCTGGGTCTTGGCGGTCACCTGGGGAAGCAGCCCCTTGGCTGTGCTGCACCCCTGGCATGTCCTGGAGCTGGTGCAAAGAGGGACTGGGACAACCAGGGCTGAGGACGCTCTCGTGCAGCCACTGGCTGCCCCTACCCGGGAACCTCCGCAGCGTGATGGGGTGCTCCGCACCCCGCTGTCTGCTGAGGCGAAGGGTGCTGGGGCCACCCACCCTGCGCAGGGAACCCGAGGAGACTGGGGAAGGCAGCGGGAGTGTGCCGGGATCCGACACGCCTCAGGATGGGGAGCTCCCCCAGCCTGCG
The nucleotide sequence above comes from Athene noctua chromosome 29, bAthNoc1.hap1.1, whole genome shotgun sequence. Encoded proteins:
- the LOC141971624 gene encoding protein MRP-126-like; translated protein: MSKTTQTQEPLSELEKAMDVIIDVFHQYSRREGDRDTLTKKELKLLVEKQLANYLKHVKSKVTIDEIMKDLDINKDEQLSFCEAMLLIIRVTIATHEHLHEVEDQQQHQHKHQHQHHH
- the LOC141971453 gene encoding protein S100-A12-like, which translates into the protein MLTQAVACSRCVTISDERGSQTSIKGLPRLSDHFNRPIRCKPSLEKRFLHYLKSSAMSARTHTATAHPETRQFPGNCTLEMALKTIVDVYHRYSIREGELDLLNFNDFKTLLTEQAPTFLQACGRYQPEYLKKLFKETDLNKDKELTFEEFTIVLAKVTDDAHRIIHKDDRCTPDKD